In Lemur catta isolate mLemCat1 chromosome 1, mLemCat1.pri, whole genome shotgun sequence, one DNA window encodes the following:
- the NR1D2 gene encoding nuclear receptor subfamily 1 group D member 2: protein MEVNAGGVIAYISSSSSASSPASCHSEGSENSFQSSSSSVPSSPNSSNSDTNGNPKNGDLSNIEGILKNDRIDCSMKTSKSSAPGMTKSHSGVTKFSGMVLLCKVCGDVASGFHYGVHACEGCKGFFRRSIQQNIQYKKCLKNENCSIMRMNRNRCQQCRFKKCLSVGMSRDAVRFGRIPKREKQRMLIEMQSAMKTMMNSQFSSHLQNDTLVEHHEQTALPAQEQLRPKPQLDQESIKSSPPPSSDFAKEEVIGMVTRAHKDTFMYNQERRENSAETMQPQRGERIPKNMEQYNLNHDHCGSGLSHFPCSESQQHLNGQYKGRNIMHYPNGHAICIANGHCVNFSNAYTQRVCDRIPIDGFSQNENKNSYLCNTGGRMHLVCPMSKSPYVDPHKSGHEIWEEFSMSFTPAVKEVVEFAKRIPGFRDLSQHDQVNLLKAGTFEVLMVRFASLFDAKERTVTFLSGKKYSVDDLHSMGAGDLLNSMFEFSEKLNALQLSDEEMSLFTAVVLVSADRSGIENVNSVEALQETLIRALRTLIMKNHPNEASIFTKLLLKLPDLRSLNNMHSEELLAFKVHP from the exons ATGGAGGTGAATGCGG GAGGTGTGATTGCCTATATCAGTTCTTCCAGCTCAGCCTCTAGCCCTGCCTCTTGTCACAGTGAGGGTTCTGAGAATAGTTTCCAGTCCTCCTCCTCGTCTGTTCCATCTTCTCCAAACAGCTCCAATTCTGATACCAATGGTAATCCCAAGAATGGTGATCTCTCTAATATTGAAGGCATCTTGAAGAATGATCGAATAGATTGTTCTATGAAAACAAGCAAATCGAGTGCACCTGGGATGACAAAAAGCCATAGTGGTGTGACAA AATTTAGTGGCATGGTTCTACTGTGTAAAGTCTGTGGGGATGTGGCGTCAGGATTCCACTATGGAGTTCATGCTTGCGAAGGCTGTAAG GGTTTCTTTCGAAGAAGTATTCAACAAAACATCCAGTACAAGAAGTGCCTGAAGAATGAAAACTGTTCTATAATGAGAATGAATAGGAACAGATGTCAGCAATGTCGCTTCAAAAAGTGTCTTTCTGTTGGAATGTCAAGAGATG CTGTTCGGTTTGGTCGTATTCCTAAACGTGAAAAGCAGAGGATGCTAATTGAAATGCAAAGTGCGATGAAGACCATGATGAACAGCCAGTTCAGTAGTCACTTGCAGAATGACACATTAGTAGAACATCATGAACAGACAGCCTTACCAGCACAGGAGCAGCTGCGACCCAAGCCCCAGCTGGATCAAGAAAGCATCAAaagctctcctcctccctcttctgaTTTTGCAAAGGAAGAAGTGATTGGCATGGTGACCAGAGCCCACAAGGATACCTTTATGTATAATCAAGAGCGTCGTGAAAACTCAGCTGAGACCATGCAGccccagagaggagaaaggatCCCAAAGAACATGGAgcaatataatttaaatcatGATCATTGTGGCAGTGGGCTTAGCCATTTCCCCTGTAGTGAAAGCCAGCAGCATCTCAATGGACAGTACAAAGGGAGGAACATAATGCATTATCCAAATGGGCATGCCATTTGTATTGCAAATGGACATTGTGTGAACTTCTCCAATGCTTATACTCAAAGAGTATGTGATAGAATTCCAATAGATGGATTTTCTCAGAATGAGAACAAGAATAGTTACCTGTGCAACACTGGAGGGAGAATGCATCTG GTTTGTCCAATGAGTAAGTCTCCATATGTGGATCCTCATAAATCGGGGCATGAAATCTGGGAAGAATTTTCAATGAGCTTCACTCCAGCAGTGAAAGAAGTGGTGGAATTTGCAAAGCGTATTCCCGGGTTCAGAGATCTCTCTCAGCATGACCAAGTCAACCTTTTAAAGGCTGGGACTTTTGAG gtttTAATGGTACGATTTGCATCATTATTTGATGCAAAGGAGCGTACTGTCACCTTTTTAAGTGGAAAGAAGTATAGTGTGGATGATCTACACTCAATGGGAGCAGGCGATCTGCTAAACTCTATGTTTGAATTTAGTGAGAAGCTAAATGCCCTCCAACTTAGTGATGAAGAAATGAGTTTGTTTACAGCAGTTGTCCTGGTATCTGCAG ATCGATCTGGAATAGAAAACGTCAACTCTGTGGAGGCTTTGCAGGAAACTCTCATCCGTGCACTAAGGACCTTAATAATGAAAAACCATCCAAATGAGGCCTCTATTTTTACAAAACTACTTCTAAAGTTGCCAGACCTTCGATCTTTAAACAACATGCACTCTGAGGAGCTCTTGGCCTTTAAAGTTCACCCTTAA